In one window of Henckelia pumila isolate YLH828 chromosome 1, ASM3356847v2, whole genome shotgun sequence DNA:
- the LOC140861438 gene encoding uncharacterized protein, translated as MTSFSKISMFSKEDFDDLKILMQALLSALDDDMWFVITDGPLTITKVNTAIAISGGGPQYIDKPIVEWTVEDKKKKNLDNVAKDILFKTLDKSTFSKIKMCKTGKEIWDKLIQLCEENEKTKENKLSVAIQKFDNIRMKPGESMTEFDERVSSTVIEIHALGKIYPNREVILKVIRGLPKEWDVKTMAMKESKRLEQIGTT; from the coding sequence ATGACTTCATTCAGCAAGATTTCTATGTTCTCCAAAGAAGATTTTGATGATTTGAAGATTCTCATGCAAGCGCTTCTATCAGCTTtagatgatgacatgtggtttgTCATCACTGATGGACCTCTTACAATCACCAAGGTTAATACTGCTATAGCCATTTCTGGTGGTGGTCCACAATACATTGATAAGCCAATAGTTGAGTGGACAGTCGAagataagaagaaaaaaaatcttGATAATGTGGCTAAAGACATCCTGTTCAAAACTCTTGACAAGAGCACTTTTAGTAAGATCAAGATGTGCAAAACAGGAAAAGAAATTTGGGACAAACTGATTCAACTTTGTGAAGAAAATGAGAAAACTAAAGAAAACAAACTGTCTGTTGCTATTCAGAAGTTTGACAACATCAGGATGAAACCTGGAGAATCAATGACAGAATTTGATGAGAGAGTTAGTAGCACAGTCATTGAAATTCATGCACTAGGAAAGATATATCCCAATAGGGAAGTTATTCTCAAAGTTATTCGAGGTCTTCCCAAAGAGTGGGATGTAAAGACAATGGCTATGAAGGAATCAAAAAGACTTGAACAAATTGGAACTACATGA
- the LOC140875005 gene encoding 2-oxoglutarate-dependent dioxygenase 19-like, with the protein MAPTAPLATDLCVKDLAQSSDLKSIPSQFTFINDSKGSESDSLPVVDFSMLVSEDADQRSKALLDLHKACGEWGFFVLINHGIPEALMKAIVDASLDFFDLPEEEKRRYEAKSASDPIKAGTGTTKSTTDQKVVLWRDFMKSYVHPDFHCPENPPHLRGIISEYAEKSRSVLRKLLQGVCENLELEEGSIDEAMNLDSCFQLYAANFYPPCPQPDLTIGIPPHTDHGLLTFLIHNGVAGLQIEHNGVWFNTNSPKNSILVNTADHLEIFSNGRYKSVKHRAVVNTEATRISVVIANGPAPDVIVSPSAELVKRDGRAAYGPMKYIEYVETMLSRRYDGAGNLEYLKIQADGHE; encoded by the exons ATGGCACCGACAGCTCCTCTTGCTACCGATTTGTGCGTGAAGGACCTCGCCCAGTCTTCCGACCTCAAATCCATTCCTTCCCAGTTCACCTTCATCAATGACTCCAAAGGCTCCGAATCTGATTCCCTCCCCGTCGTCGATTTCTCCATGCTCGTCTCCGAAGATGCCGATCAACGCTCCAAAGCCCTCTTGGATCTTCACAAAGCCTGCGGAGAGTGGGGGTTCTTCGTG CTGATAAATCATGGGATCCCAGAAGCGCTGATGAAGGCCATAGTGGACGCAAGTTTGGACTTTTTCGACTTGCCGGAGGAGGAGAAGCGGCGGTACGAGGCGAAGAGTGCGTCGGATCCCATAAAAGCCGGCACGGGCACTACCAAGAGTACCACGGACCAAAAGGTTGTCTTGTGGAGGGATTTCATGAAATCCTATGTTCATCCTGATTTTCACTGTCCGGAGAATCCACCACATCTacg GGGAATTATATCCGAATATGCGGAAAAAAGTCGATCGGTTCTGAGAAAACTCCTGCAGGGAGTTTGTGAGAACCTGGAATTGGAAGAAGGATCCATAGATGAAGCAATGAACCTGGATTCTTGCTTTCAGTTGTATGCCGCAAACTTCTACCCGCCGTGCCCGCAACCGGATCTAACAATCGGTATCCCTCCACACACGGATCATGGTCTTTTGACATTCCTGATTCACAATGGAGTTGCTGGCCTTCAAATAGAGCACAATGGAGTGTGGTTTAACACCAATTCTCCCAAAAATTCGATCTTGGTCAACACCGCTGATCATCTCGAA ATATTTAGCAACGGAAGATACAAGAGTGTGAAGCATCGGGCCGTGGTGAACACTGAGGCGACCAGGATTTCAGTGGTCATAGCGAATGGTCCGGCACCGGATGTGATCGTGAGCCCCTCCGCGGAATTGGTGAAACGCGACGGTCGCGCCGCTTATGGTCCGATGAAATACATAGAATATGTGGAGACAATGTTGAGCAGGCGATATGATGGCGCAGGAAATTTGGAATACTTGAAGATCCAAGCTGATGGCCATGAATAG